Proteins co-encoded in one Brassica oleracea var. oleracea cultivar TO1000 chromosome C4, BOL, whole genome shotgun sequence genomic window:
- the LOC106338637 gene encoding uncharacterized protein LOC106338637 produces MSIKNPHAKDQTFGRKTVLLGGDFRQILPVVLQGSRADTVFASISHSYLWNFCHKFSLKTNMRVNQDEKEFSDWLLKVGEGRPESVQEHEDDGYHDQMVNIDPSLVQETKDESLKQVVDAAYGDINQIEASQSSYTDKAILTPRNDTVDEINAYTISKTDGESKDYYSYDSFEVSETQSNQNDTLYAIEYLHSMEFPGLSRLCFCAT; encoded by the coding sequence ATGTCTATCAAAAATCCTCACGCAAAGGATCAAACTTTTGGCAGAAAAACTGTTTTGTTAGGTGGTGATTTTAGACAGATCCTTCCGGTAGTTCTACAAGGAAGTAGAGCTGATACTGTCTTCGCTTCGATAAGTCATTCATATCTATGGAACTTCTGCCACAAGTTCTCTTTGAAGACAAATATGCGAGTCAACCAGGACGAAAAAGAGTTCTCTGATTGGCTCCTCAAAGTCGGTGAAGGTCGTCCAGAATCAGTACAGGAACATGAGGACGATGGCTACCATGACCAAATGGTAAACATCGACCCCTCATTGGTCCAAGAGACTAAAGATGAGTCATTAAAGCAAGTTGTCGATGCAGCGTATGGTGATATCAACCAAATAGAGGCCTCCCAAAGTTCCTACACCGATAAAGCTATCCTAACACCCCGAAATGATACAGTCGATGAAATCAATGCGTATACAATCTCCAAAACCGACGGAGAGTCAAAAGACTACTACAGTTACGATAGCTTTGAGGTTTCGGAAACTCAATCTAACCAAAATGATACACTATACGCCATTGAGTATCTCCACTCCATGGAGTTTCCAGGATTGTCCCGATTATGCTTTTGCGCAACATAA